A single Triticum dicoccoides isolate Atlit2015 ecotype Zavitan chromosome 2A, WEW_v2.0, whole genome shotgun sequence DNA region contains:
- the LOC119355833 gene encoding vegetative cell wall protein gp1-like yields MAVSTGSFLAIAMALALLSGDMAHAGRLLADTTEAAAPAATPAAVPGIPAPKPPVPTMPTMPPVPTVPAVTTPQVTVPPMPAVPALAVPQFTVPPMTAVPAITVPQVTLPPMPAVPAVTVPKVTLPPMPAVVVPKVTMPPMPAIPSISIPKVALPPMPSIPTVNVPMPTLAPPPSA; encoded by the coding sequence ATGGCTGTCAGCACTGGTAGCTTCTTGGCCATTGCCATGGCCCTCGCTCTCCTTAGTGGCGACATGGCCCACGCCGGCCGCCTCCTGGCCGACACCACGGAGGCAGCAGCGCCCGCTGCAACGCCTGCCGCTGTCCCAGGCATCCCCGCGCCGAAGCCGCCCGTGCCCACCATGCCTACAATGCCACCAGTGCCAACCGTGCCCGCGGTCACCACACCGCAGGTCACAGTGCCCCCGATGCCAGCCGTGCCCGCGCTCGCCGTTCCCCAGTTCACGGTACCCCCCATGACGGCCGTGCCCGCGATCACCGTGCCCCAGGTCACGTTGCCGCCCATGCCGGCCGTCCCTGCGGTCACCGTGCCCAAGGTCACGTTGCCGCCCATGCCCGCAGTTGTTGTGCCGAAGGTGACGATGCCGCCAATGCCTGCAATTCCATCCATCTCCATACCCAAGGTGGCATTGCCTCCGATGCCTTCCATTCCCACTGTGAACGTGCCGATGCCAACCCttgcgccacctccttcagcatag